The Megalops cyprinoides isolate fMegCyp1 chromosome 19, fMegCyp1.pri, whole genome shotgun sequence genome has a window encoding:
- the lfng gene encoding beta-1,3-N-acetylglucosaminyltransferase lunatic fringe, protein MLKSCGKKLAISIAAATFTCLVVLLVAAQHQRIQVAETPAGREVGMRSLQSLDSMGANTGARPDQGPSGSQSQDSSQPANKRGFSAYFSKLTRDRREVDRPASQAEWATEAPPAEDINPSDIFIAVKTTKKFHQSRLNLLLDTWISRNMQQTYIFTDGDDEDLKKKIGSHAINTNCSAAHSRQALSCKMAVEYDKFIESGKKWFCHVDDDNYVNVRTLVKLLSHYPHTQDIYIGKPSLDRPIEATERLGDNKMRPVNFWFATGGAGFCVSRGLALKMSPWASGGHFMNTAEKIRLPDDCTIGYIIESVLGVHLIRSNLFHSHLENLQQVPKSELHKQVTLSYGMFENKRNIINMKGAFTVEEDPSRFKSVHCLLYPDTPWCPFKVAY, encoded by the exons atgttgaaaagctGCGGGAAGAAATTGGCTATTTCTATAGCGGCAGCTACCTTTACCTGCCTTGTGGTACTATTGGTTGCAGCGCAGCACCAAAGAATCCAGGTGGCTGAGACGCCGGCAGGGAGAGAGGTCGGGATGCGCTCCCTGCAAAGCCTGGACAGTATGGGAGCAAACACCGGCGCTCGGCCAGATCAAGGTCCGTCAGGGAGCCAGTCTCAGGACAGCTCGCAGCCGGCGAACAAGAGAGGATTCTCCGCCTATTTCTCTAAATTAACCCGGGACAGGAGAGAGGTGGACAGGCCCGCGTCGCAAGCTGAGTGGGCGACTGAGGCGCCCCCCGCTGAGGACATCAACCCCAGTGATATCTTTATCGCAGTTAAGACCACAAAGAAGTTCCATCAGTCCAGACTGAATCTTCTTCTTGACACCTGGATCTCAAGAAACATGCAACAG ACCTACATCTTTACCGATGGGGACGATGAGGATCTGAAGAAGAAAATTG GGAGTCATGCCATCAACACAAACTGTTCGGCAGCACACAGCCGGCAAGCCCTGTCCTGCAAGATGGCAGTGGAGTATGACAAGTTCATTGAGTCCGGAAAAAA ATGGTTCTGCCATGTGGACGACGACAACTATGTCAACGTCCGCACCCTGGTGAAGCTGCTGTCCCACTACCCACACACCCAGGACATCTACATCGGCAAGCCCAGCCTGGACCGGCCCATCGAGGCCACAGAGAGACTCGGGGACAACAAGATG AGGCCGGTGAATTTCTGGTTTGCTACGGGAGGTGCAGGTTTCTGTGTGAGCCGGGGACTGGCCCTGAAGATGAGCCCCTGGGCAAg TGGTGGTCACTTCATGAACACGGCTGAGAAAATACGCTTACCAGATGACTGCACCATTGGCTACATCATCGAATCGGTCCTGGGGGTCCATTTGATCCGCAGTAACCTGTTCCACTCCCACCTTGAGAACCTGCAGCAGGTGCCCAAGTCTGAGCTGCACAAACAG GTTACACTGAGTTATGGAATGTTTGAGAACAAGAGGAATATCATTAACATGAAGGGGGCTTTTACAGTGGAGGAGGACCCATCAAG gttcAAGTCTGTGCACTGTTTATTGTACCCAGACACCCCCTGGTGCCCCTTTAAGGTTGCCTATTAG